In Anopheles gambiae chromosome 2, idAnoGambNW_F1_1, whole genome shotgun sequence, a single window of DNA contains:
- the LOC1275780 gene encoding ionotropic receptor 75a, translating into MLDTWNQNVSALAVNYFTAKHVKSVTVISCWEAEERYDFFLAATKKGLLVKFVDATSKEALIAIHPNRVSQAGLLIDASCEIEPISKLWQMDQLLNKLLYGNLHWLIVEKQLPVKRSIDSGPYSSDQLELLYNERLRPLDVMPYTNVVLAFQKISDSWELFELYKPYRKARLSVVNIASNYLPAVDRYGSQLIVRRKLVDRRRNLQGFAMPCGTATTSPEYFTGMDDRNDVHDLFTKANFPFIRELMYDLNFTLNMVQLDKVGYKQNGTFSGVMGKFQNRSIELGCLGTLMRTERLEVADFMIVTLIIKSSIIFRQPPLSIVANIFELPFSVGVWACCFALMAIYWMTMIAIRQLTSGERFGAIESLVYIIGTMCQRGCDIVPQFNGTRLLMFSLQLTSFFILTSYSASIVALLQSPSRAIASVGDLVRSPLKAGVMDTSYGRVYYQETQDPDVQELYRKKIKPHGEKAFLEPNEGIGRVKQEMYAYEGELNAAYKVIKETFAPEEVCKLQELEAIKLPPFGIPIVKGSKYRELIRQRLMWQREVGIIKRFNLIWIHQKPQCENLNAGFSSVGVVEMRYLYLFLAVGFLAALATLLAERSWWSGMAKKLKSRTAIIRRKNEA; encoded by the exons ATGTTGGACACGTGGAACCAAAATGTTAGTGCACTTGCAGTGAATTATTTTACAGCAAAGCATGTGAAGTCAGTGACGGTGATCAGTTGCTGGGAGGCAGAGGAACGGTATGACTTCTTTTTGGCGGCAACGAAAAAAGGACTGCTGGTGAAATTTGTGGATGCAACGAGCAAAGAAGCTTTAATAGCTATACATCCTAATCGAGTATCTCAAGCAGGCCTACTGATCGATGCATCGTGTGAGATCGAACCGATCTCGAAGCTGTGGCAGATG GATCAACTACTGAACAAGCTTTTGTATGGGAATTTACACTGGTTGATAGTAGAGAAACAACTCCCGGTGAAACGATCTATCGACTCCGGACCCTATTCCTCGGACCAACTGGAACTTCTGTACAATGAACGACTACGTCCGCTAGACGTTATGCCCTACACGAACGTCGTGCTGGCATTCCAGAAAATATCCGATAGCTGGGAATTGTTCGAACTATACAAACCCTATCGTAAAGCCCGTTTATCGGTGGTGAACATTGCATCCAATTACCTACCAGCGGTCGATCGGTACGGGTCACAGCTGATCGTTCGAAGAAAGCTTGTAGATCGACGACGCAATCTTCAGGGCTTTGCTATGCCATGCGGAACAGCG ACAACTTCGCCGGAATACTTCACCGGCATGGATGATCGTAACGATGTGCACGATCTGTTTACCAAGGCAAACTTTCCGTTCATCCGGGAGCTGATGTACGATCTCAACTTTACCCTCAACATGGTGCAGCTGGACAAGGTGGGCTACAAGCAGAACGGGACGTTCAGTGGGGTGATGGGCAAGTTCCAGAACCGCTCGATCGAGCTCGGCTGCTTGGGCACCTTGATGCGTACCGAGCGGCTCGAGGTGGCCGACTTCATGATCGTCACGCTGATCATCAAGAGCAGCATCATCTTTCGCCAGCCACCGCTCTCTATAGTGGCGAACATCTTCGAGCTACCGTTTAGTGTCGGTGTTTGGGCGTGCTGTTTCGCGTTGATGGCGATCTATTGGATGACGATGATCGCCATCCGTCAGCTAACGAGCGGTGAACGGTTTGGCGCGATCGAATCGTTAGTGTACATTATCGGCACGATGTGCCAGCGGGGGTGCGATATAGTGCCACAGTTTAACGGAACGCGGTTGTTAATGTTTTCGCTACAACTGACCAGCTTCTTCATACTAACGTCCTACTCGGCCAGCATTGTGGCGCTGCTGCAGAGCCCCAGCCGGGCAATCGCGAGCGTGGGGGACTTGGTCCGGTCTCCACTGAAGGCGGGCGTTATGGACACGAGCTACGGTCGGGTTTACTACCAGGAGACGCAAGACCCGGACGTGCAGGAGCTGTATCGGAAGAAGATCAAACCGCACGGTGAGAAGGCGTTCCTGGAACCGAACGAGGGCATCGGACGCGTGAAACAGGAGATGTATGCCTACGAG GGAGAATTGAACGCTGCCTACAAGGTGATAAAGGAAACGTTCGCACCGGAGGAGGTGTGCAAATTGCAGGAACTGGAAGCCATCAAGCTCCCACCGTTCGGCATACCGATTGTGAAGGGCAGCAAGTACCGGGAGCTGATCCGGCAACGCTTGATGTGGCAGCGGGAGGTCGGCATAATCAAGCGGTTCAACCTGATTTGGATTCACCAGAAGCCGCAGTGTGAAAACCTGAACGCCGGCTTCAGCTCGGTCGGTGTGGTGGAAATGCGCTACCTGTACCTCTTCCTTGCCGTAGGGTTTCTGGCCGCGCTCGCGACCCTGCTGGCGGAACGGTCCTGGTGGAGCGGGATGGCAAAGAAATTGAAATCTCGTACCGCAATAATCAGACGCAAAAATGAAGCTTAA
- the LOC1275779 gene encoding CTD small phosphatase-like protein 2, with protein sequence MWLRSETRDRRLRSSSTRSAVKFKPSPLKVASQKAKKSSSVELVVSSSRRSVPSAVPKCRPEVSTTIAEPSSTVVSRCRTAAATPNNPPARSIVARRATTVGKPVRNNRPTAASGEESRKSASREEITIPDDCKENCWQDNNDLTLFDGTTVIDQKHFEDSPTHSSCSSQQLPAGIVSSNNDTPPHVDNVADVSFSTESTECGLYARKVGDDLGSAEDALNQFSIISYDSNKNTLLGHSIVLPPISVAQASVGAPACLEGPGQLNSKCITECDSTTADLGTEAAGECVSNVKAIVNPSCYVEEDTILPSTSSEGIFPKSSAIISSNSLDIVVPEVDSTTDTISPDTSSANLIAGDMIASFPLTASSIDFAGSSMSSSSSSSSSSSSSSSSSSSSSSTSSSSSSSSSTSCNTSLGASVSAVSMGASSLSSNFQPIAYSNCSSLSGTGYEEQPQSSYSPSQTAAAVAVASDLISMFDEEHYKNATDLGQYTDFSYNALLTQALLSCGDAAAAAGLNLSCGQSSTDSLNDSAFFSSLNTTAIENLKALTSLSSMGHNMDGMMLDDGVNASPNIHGTTGYITEYGGGGGGVGGEQQDHQQQQHHLQHQRALDGSEQESLIHNIECNESIPMCGDDTEAAMQLENNECIEMDESNDGQHDDAAYRAFDPYLFIKHLPPLTCEMRSKCPALPLKTRSSPEFSLVLDLDETLVHCSLMELSDASFKFPVLFQECKYTVFVRTRPYFREFLERVSQMFEVILFTASKRVYADKLLNLLDPDRRLIKYRLFREHCVLVNGNYIKDLTILGRDLSKTIIIDNSPQAFGYQLENGIPIESWFVDQSDSELMKILPFLERLVEMREDVRPHIREKFRLFSFLPPD encoded by the exons ATGTGGCTGCGAAGCGAGACTAGAGATCGTCGACTGCGTTCAAGTAGTACGCGAAGCGCGGTCAAGTTCAAACCATCCCCACTCAAAGTGGCTAgccaaaaagcaaaaaagagtTCATCCGTCGAACTCGTAGTGTCTTCGTCTCGGCGATCCGTACCATCAGCGGTGCCCAAATGTCGACCAGAAGTGTCAACGACGATTGCCGAACCTTCATCTACCGTAGTTTCGCGGTGCCGGACCGCCGCTGCTACGCCCAATAATCCACCTGCAAGAAGCATCGTTGCAAGGCGCGCGACAACAGTTGGAAAGCCGGTGCGGAATAATCGTCCCACTGCTGCTAGCGGTGAAGAAAGCCGAAAGTCGGCCAGTCGCGAAGAGATTACAATACCGGACGATTGCAAAGAAAACTGCTGGCAGGATAATAACGATCTCACTCTATTCGATGGTACCACTGTCATCGATCAGAAGCACTTCGAAGATTCACCCACACACTCCAGCTGTTCTTCGCAGCAACTACCTGCAGGCATTGTATCCTCCAACAATGACACGCCACCGCATGTTGATAATGTGGCTGATGTGAGCTTTTCCACCGAATCCACCGAATGTGGACTATACGCTAGGAAAGTTGGAGACGATCTCGGTTCGGCCGAGGATGCGCTCAATCAGTTCAGTATCATTTCGTACGACTCGAACAAAAACACTTTGTTGGGccactcgatcgttttgccaCCGATCAGCGTTGCGCAGGCATCAGTAGGGGCACCTGCATGCCTGGAAGGGCCGGGACAGCTCAACTCCAAGTGCATCACCGAATGCGATAGTACAACGGCAGACCTCGGCACTGAGGCTGCGGGCGAATGTGTAAGTAACGTTAAGGCTATAGTAAACCCCAGCTGCTACGTGGAGGAGGATACAATCCTGCCGTCCACCTCGTCGGAGGGAATCTTTCCAAAGTCAAGTGCAATCATATCTTCTAACTCGCTGGATATCGTTGTGCCGGAAGTGGACTCAACCACGGACACGATATCACCGGATACGTCTTCTGCTAATCTAATTGCTGGCGATATGATCGCCTCGTTCCCGCTGACCGCTTCCTCCATCGATTTTGCCGGATCGTCGatgtcgtcgtcctcgtcgtcctcgtcgtcgtcgtcctcatcctcgtcctcgtcctcttcctcctcgtcgacatcatcgtcctcgtcgtcgtcgtcatcaacGTCTTGCAATACGTCACTGGGTGCCTCCGTATCTGCAGTATCGATGGGAGCCTCATCGCTGTCGTCCAATTTTCAACCAATCGCGTATAGCAACTGTTCGTCGCTCTCTGGCACAGGGTACGAGGAGCAGCCGCAATCCAGCTATTCTCCTAGTCAGACAGCCGCCGCCGTAGCGGTTGCTTCTGATTTGATTTCCATGTTCGATGAGGAACACTACAAAAATGCCACTGATCTCGGCCAGTACACGGACTTCTCTTACAATGCTCTGCTTACCCAGGCCCTCCTGAGCTGTGGcgatgcggctgctgctgccgggctTAATCTTAGCTGCGGTCAATCAAGCACGGACAGCTTGAACGATTCCGCCTTTTTCTCGTCGCTCAACACAACGGCCATCGAGAATCTGAAAGCTCTAACGTCGCTTTCGAGCATGGGCCATAACATGGACGGAATGATGTTGGATGATGGGGTCAATGCTTCGCCCAACATCCACGGGACGACGGGATACATCACGGAAtacggaggaggaggaggaggagtaggaGGGGAGCAGCAGgaccatcaacagcagcagcatcatctgcAACACCAACGAGCCCTGGATGGATCGGAGCAGGAATCACTGATCCACAACATTGAGTGCAATGAATCAATTCCCATGTGCGGCGACGACACAGAGGCAGCTATGCAGCTGGAGAATAATGAGTGCATTGAAATGGAT GAGTCGAACGATGGACAGCATGACGATGCCGCATATAGAGCGTTCGACCCGTACTTATTCATCAAGCATCTTCCTCCGTTGACTTGTGAAATGCGTTCCAAGTGTCCCGCATTGCCGCTAAAGACACGCTCCAGTCCAGAGTTCAGCCTGGTGCTCGATCTAGACGAAACGCTGGTGCATTGCAGTCTAATGGAGCTTTCCGATGCGAGCTTCAAGTTTCCGGTGCTATTTCAAGAGTGCAAGTACACAGTGTTCGTTCGTACCAGACCGTACTTCCGCGAGTTTCTCGAGAGGGTATCGCAAATGTTCGAGGTGATTCTCTTTACCGCCTCGAAGCGGGTCTATGCCGATAAGCTGCTCAATCTGCTTGATCCGGATCGCCGACTCATTAA ATACCGTTTGTTCCGCGAGCATTGTGTCCTAGTCAACGGAAATTACATTAAAGATTTGACTATACTGGGCAGGGATCTTTCCAAGACCATCATCATTGATAATTCACCACAGGCATTTGG ATACCAGCTGGAAAATGGTATACCAATAGAGAGTTGGTTCGTCGATCAGAGCGATTCggagttgatgaaaattttaccatttttggAACGGCTCGTTGAAATG CGCGAAGATGTTCGTCCTCACATTCGTGAAAAGTTCCGACTCTTTTCTTTCCTACCGCCAGATTAA
- the LOC5667335 gene encoding uncharacterized protein LOC5667335 — protein sequence MAPFKLKFRMGSGSSRSTSQEQDVVVDSQSNPVGPLLANSANANDFGSSTTLDSEQNNDSLVSMSNDRRALILTSNTTDEPILGYDNPSLTNTEPTNVIPLSPPPSYEHVLEENRLAALDKENNRTSLLNLSPTALGYEMMSNNQPAGTEHQPQQPCTTEQGGSPGATKKQESIDSSLYTCSSTTTPSQENLLTCTGSCDPLYQLSCNEGLQDLAEEMETMAIDETCLSNENQDTLSLDEECSSYSNSQPIYDQQQHTAPKAEIKGPEILYKSSKQLYKAVAKECGITCKMSDQCRCLDCQSRYFDCEYDQNENEKTDGGLGAGTPMFISEVMHGSACTIL from the exons ATGGCACCCTTTAAGCTTAAGTTCCGCATGGGTAGTGGGTCGTCGCGTAGTACCTCTCAGGAGCAGGATGTCGTAGTAGATAGTCAATCCAATCCGGTCGGACCTCTTTTAGCGAACAGTGCGAACGCAAATGACTTTGGTAGCAGCACGACCCTTGATTCCGAGCAGAATAACGATAGCCTTGTGTCGATGAGCAACGATCGGCGCGCCTTAATACTGACCAGTAACACTACCGACGAACCAATACTAG GATATGACAATCCTTCGCTCACCAACACGGAGCCTACGAACGTTATACCATTAAGCCCACCGCCATCGTACGAGCATGTGTTAGAAGAG AATCGGCTCGCTGCTTTGGATAAGGAAAACAATCGAACATCGTTACTGAACCTTTCGCCAACTGCCCTCGGGTACGAAATGATGTCGAACAATCAACCGGCTGGTACGGAGCACCAACCACAGCAACCTTGCACGACGGAGCAAGGAGGTTCGCCCGGTGCAACGAAAAAGCAAGAATCGATCGATTCTTCGCTCTACACCTGCAGCTCGACGACGACCCCGTCGCAGGAAAACTTGCTCACCTGCACCGGTTCCTGCGATCCGCTGTATCAGCTGAGCTGCAATGAAGGACTGCAGGATTTAG CCGAAGAGATGGAAACGATGGCAATCGACGAGACGTGCCTGTCGAACGAAAATCAGGACACTTTATCGCTGGACGAAGAGTGTAGCTCGTACAGCAACTCGCAACCGATCTACgatcaacaacagcacactGCCCCGAAGGCGGAGATCAAGGGTCCGGAGATACTGTACAAATCGAGCAAGCAGCTGTACAAAGCGGTGGCCAAGGAGTGTGGCATCACGTGCAAGATGTCCGACCAGTGCCGCTGCTTAGACTGCCAAAGCCGTTACTTTGACTGCGAGTACGATCAG AATGAAAATGAGAAAACTGATGGAGGATTAGGTGCTGGTACGCCAATGTTCATCAGTGAGGTCATGCACGGTAGCGCGTGCACCATTCTCTAA